TGAGCAATCCTCACATATCCAACTTGTCTTACCTGTTATAAAAGCAACATCAGCAGGCACTTCAAGCGGATAGTAACAACTACAACTGACACAACTAACCTAATCAAAACACACATAGCATTCCTCAACAGCACGAAATAACTTTTGTGTTATCACGTTGTGTTGGTGGCATAGCTGGTATGCTGATGTAGTCCTATTTACCATCAAATACCCAGTATGCCTTACAGATATCTTTATCTAGCTCGGATGACCTACTATTAAAATTTAGCCTGATAACCAGAGCGCTACTCCAATCTTTTAAAAATCTTAAATTGAATACGGAATACCATTTAGCTCCATAAGACCTAAAAACATTGACTCTAAATGACTCAAAGTAAACCGATTCATGGGTAAGCCTTCATCTAACTCTCTTTGTACCCATATTCTGATAGCTTCATCGTTATAAAATATAGGACTTAGACCAAGTAAAGTGGCCAGATTTGAGCCTTGTTGAATGTGTAGATTAATCATCAGTTTAGTAGATAATTCAATAGCTTCTCGGCTTAGCCAAACTGATGGATTTGGATTTTTAATATTTTGCATAATATAAACTTCTGTAGATTAATATGTTTATTAATTAGCTAAAAATGACTTACTGCAGGTCATATTATGCACATAAAAAGACCTATTGCAACTGAAAATAATCTATAGAAAGTTATTTTTATCTGTAATAGGTCTTTTTTTACTTAAATCTTTCTGAGCTGCTTAAAATATAAGGGGGTAATCATACCCCCCCCAAAGTATGTAAAAATGTTAACGTCTTGATATTTATTTTTAGTCAGCTCTCGTCATCGACAACTTCATATAACTCACCGACGTCAATTTCTAAGTATCGACATAACTTTTCTATCACCTCTAAATCAACCCGAGTTGCTTCCTCATGGTACATACGGGTAATCGTACCTCTGTTTATCTCCGTATCTCTAGCAACATCTGCGATTTTGAGCCGTCTCTCACCCATTAATGTAGATAAATGGCACTTCAACATAATCTTCTCCATAGCAAAATGTTCTATAGTAAATAAAAATAACTTGCAAAAGATTAAAAATAGTGTAGATTATGTTCTGTAGGAGGTCATAAAGACCGTAAACGATAACACTTTAATCTTGTATAGGAATTCTACTATGAACTACACCTATTTAACAACCGAAGAACTCTCAGACCGAATTAAATATGACAGTCGAACCATTCGCAATCAGCTAAAAGATTCTGTCCTGATAGAAGGCGTTCACTATATACGACCTTTTAACGGACGCAAAATATTATTTATTTGGCAAAAAATTGAAGAATTAATGCTTAATGGGTATGACGATGACATTCCATTTGTAGGGGGTGCATAACCATGGCAAGTATCAATAGCAGAAATAATAAGTTATACATTGATTTTCGTTACTTTGGTAAACGTTGTCGTGAGCAGACGTTATTAACTGATACTAAAGCAAATCGCAAACGCTTGGCTAACTTTATCGAAAAAATGGAAGCGGAGATAAAACTTGGTAGCTTTGAGTATGAAAAGCACTTTCCACAAAGTAAAAAACTGGCTGAATTTAAAGCTTTGGAGCTAATACGTGCCAGCAATAGTCATGATGATGCCAATATTAATTTTGAAAAGTTTAGTCGTATTTGGTTAGAGGAAATGAAACCACAATGGCGACCATCACAAATACAGAATGTTGAAGATATTTTTCGGATTTATCTATATCCAAAATTTGGCATGTTACCTATTAATACTATCAGCAAAGCAATGATTATGACCTTTAGAGGGCAGTTAGTTAAGAATGGTAATAATGGACGTGCTTTATCTGCTTCTCGTATCAATCATATTATGACGCCACTGCGAATGCTACTTGTAGAAGCATCAGACAGGTATGAGTTTGAGAGTCCGTGGAAAAATATTAAGCCATTAAGTGAGCCTAAAAGTAAAGTATCCCCTTTTACTCTAGATGAGGTCGTCTTAATCCTTAATACGGTTCGTAAAGACTTTAAAGCATATTATACAGTAAGGTTCTTTACTGGCATGCGTACAGGTGAGATTGATGGACTACCTTGGCGTAATATTGACTTTGAGCGTCGGCAAATTATTATTGATCAAGCCATTGTCAATGGTGTGGTCGGACCAACTAAAACAGCAGGGTCTAATCGAATCGTACAAATGAATCAATTAGTTTATGATGCCTTATTAGAGCAACGAGAGCGAACCCAACCTTTAAGTGACTTTGTTTTTTGTACAAAAGCGGGTACACCTTTAAATCATCGTAATGTCACCAAACGAGTTTGGTATCCTCTATTGAGGTATTTAGGGCTAGAGAAACGTAATCCTTACCAGACTCGTCATACAGCGGCAACACTATGGCTTGCGGCGGGTGAATCCCCAGAGTGGATTGCTTCACAACTAGGGCACAGTAGCACTAAGATGCTATTTACAGTGTACTCTCGCTATGTACCTAATCTCACGAGGCAAGACGGCAGTGCCTTTGATAAAGTTTTAGAAAACTATAATATAAGTTAATAATGCAGATTTTACTTATATTCCGAAGTTGCCCGCT
Above is a window of Psychrobacter sp. FDAARGOS_221 DNA encoding:
- a CDS encoding helix-turn-helix domain-containing protein produces the protein MLKCHLSTLMGERRLKIADVARDTEINRGTITRMYHEEATRVDLEVIEKLCRYLEIDVGELYEVVDDES
- a CDS encoding site-specific integrase; its protein translation is MASINSRNNKLYIDFRYFGKRCREQTLLTDTKANRKRLANFIEKMEAEIKLGSFEYEKHFPQSKKLAEFKALELIRASNSHDDANINFEKFSRIWLEEMKPQWRPSQIQNVEDIFRIYLYPKFGMLPINTISKAMIMTFRGQLVKNGNNGRALSASRINHIMTPLRMLLVEASDRYEFESPWKNIKPLSEPKSKVSPFTLDEVVLILNTVRKDFKAYYTVRFFTGMRTGEIDGLPWRNIDFERRQIIIDQAIVNGVVGPTKTAGSNRIVQMNQLVYDALLEQRERTQPLSDFVFCTKAGTPLNHRNVTKRVWYPLLRYLGLEKRNPYQTRHTAATLWLAAGESPEWIASQLGHSSTKMLFTVYSRYVPNLTRQDGSAFDKVLENYNIS